A segment of the Roseofilum capinflatum BLCC-M114 genome:
GAGAACCAGAAAAGCCGTCCTAGAAGGACGGGGTTTTAGACCCATTCTTCTGATAGAGCGTTGATGTTGACTTCCTTGGCGATCGTCGGAAAGAACACGAATGACTTCACCGACTGCTCTCACTTGAACATTACTTTGTTGATTCTGAAAAGCCTGTTGCAAAAGTCGGATACCCTGCTCCGTGGAGGGAGTGGAACCAGTAGCAGCACTGGAACCTTGGGCACAGCGAGAATCAAATTCTGCTAGAGCGCCTAAAGCACTGCAATCTACGGCCTGTGCCTGGGTGGGTAATGCAAGGGTAAAGGTTAATACAGTAACTAGGCTCAGGAGGAATTGAGTTGTGTTTTTTTTCATAGGATGTTGTGGATATTTTGGTACTCACTCTAAGATCATATCAAGCCCGATTCACTATGATTACAACTCATCGTAGGCTGGGCAAGAGCATGAGTCAAACAATTGAAATTATACTAGCATACTTTGCCCACCTTTTTGTAAAAATGTTACTTTTGACAACACCTTAGTGAAAACCCTAAAATGGTGGGTTACGGCGGATTGATAGATTGCTGTCAGAGTCTAGGTTTTAGCCGCCTAACCCACCCTACGCTAAGGCACTATTTTAGCTGTGTCATGGCAGTAGCCAGATCATCGATAGCGCCGAGCAGTGGCTTCGGGAAAGTCCACGGGAAGTTCCTCGAATGTGCCAGGGGTAACACTGGGGGTTACGGGGGGCGCTTGCATTTGTTCGTAGGTGAGGCGGGAAATGTCGCCAATGAGATCGGCTGCTCCATAATCATTATGGGGGCGTTCGACTAAGACGGCGGCAATGTAACGCTTGCCACTGGGCAGATCGATGAGACCGACATCGCCTAAGAGTTTACCAATATCGCCGGTTTTATGGGCAATCATGGCTCCTGTTCCTAAGCCTTGTTCGAGGAGAACGCTGGTTTCGGTTTGGCGCATAATATCAATCATGCGATCGCGGGATTTCAGAGAAACGACTTCTCCCTGATGAATCATGGCCATTACCTGGGCCAGCTCACGAGGTGATGTAGTATTTTTGCCCTCTAAATCCGGCAACCAATCCCGCAGCACGGTATGCTGAAGTCCCCAACCCCTGAAGGTCTGATTCACCTGAGTCATCCCACCTAATAGCTCGATAATCATGTTAGTGGCCGTATTATCGCTAATGGTCATCATCCAAGTAGCGACTTCTAGGGCCGTATATTCACTGCCAACAGGATCGTATTGCAGACTCCCCGATCCTCCGGCTCGATGTTCTTCTGTGAGGGTTAAGGTTTGATCGAGCCGAATTTGACCGGCATCCACGGCTTGAAAAAAGGCTAATAGGATGGGTAATTTAATCGTGCTGGCAGCCGAAAAAATCGTTGTGCCTTCGAGATCGACATAACTGGAGGTATCTAAATCTAAAACAAAAACGCCGGGTTGAAACCTAGGGGTTTGACGGGCTAAGGCTTGGATATTGTTTTTCAGCTCTTGCAACTCCGTTTCTAGCTGGAGGGAGTGGGGAGCTGTTAACCAGGGATTTTGGCTGGCTACCCTTTCTCGTAGCAGGGCATCTGTGGTTTCCGTATCGGGGGATTCACTCACCTGATTTGAGAGGGGGTCGGTGGAGGCTAACTTAAGGCCCAAAAAGGTCATGCTTTCGGGATCGGAGGCTGAGAGCAGAGTTCCAGCGATCGCGCAGATGCCTACCCCCAGAATTAAAAACCGCGTTGCATACATCAAAGGCGATACTGGCGTGGGTTTCGAGCGGTTTAAGGGATATTGACGATGGCGTGGCGATCGCGCTTTCTCCTTCTGAATCTGTCCTTTCTGCTCACTTTTGATCTGACTCAAATCCTGACGATCGCGATCGGATGGACGCTGACGAGAAAGAGTCTTGGGGATCGCAACTGAAGATAAATCTCCCTTTCTCAGGGGGATGGCTTTCCGTTGCCGTTTCCGAGAACCCAAACGCACCGGCGATCTTAAGGGATTGCTTTCGACTTTCAAGGGTGGGATCGGTGGTGCAGGGTGAGATCGCCCCCTATTGATTGGGGGAGTCAAATTTCCTTTACCCCCTGGTAGAATTTTATCCAAAACCGATAAAACCGCCCGTTGCAATGGCGATCGCCGTTTGCGGTTCAACCTCGGTTTCTCTGGTCTAGATAAAGACATTTCCCCTTGAGTCCGACTCGATCTCCGTTTCGGTAGAGGGGTTGCACCTTGAGCAGATCCAAGACGTTGAGTGCGGCCCGCTCCCTTTCTTTCTCCTGATTTCGCCATCAACGACTCCTTATCACACGGATCATAAATGTAAATGAACCCACCACGGTCAAAGTATTCATGGGATTGTTGCTAATTTTATGGATTTAGACCTCGAATAGAGTTTGTTCTCTTTGTCCCCGATCGCAGAAATTAGCCCTGTATTGAGCTACCCTGGTCGTCAAAAATAGCAAACCTCGATTATTCTACGTTGTCTGCGATTCTCTTTAAACCCACCCTGGAGAGGTACGGTTAACCATCTCCTGATGAACCCTTGGATGGGGAACTGTTGGCGATCGCCCATTCCACCTGAGAGAGAATTCCCCGGAGCATCGCCACTTCTGCTTCTGTGGGATAAGCACGATTATAAAACCGTTTGAGCTTTTCCATTCGTCGGTTAGCAGTATGGGGATA
Coding sequences within it:
- a CDS encoding DUF3465 domain-containing protein produces the protein MKKNTTQFLLSLVTVLTFTLALPTQAQAVDCSALGALAEFDSRCAQGSSAATGSTPSTEQGIRLLQQAFQNQQSNVQVRAVGEVIRVLSDDRQGSQHQRSIRRMGLKPRPSRTAFLVL
- a CDS encoding serine hydrolase, whose amino-acid sequence is MAKSGERKGAGRTQRLGSAQGATPLPKRRSSRTQGEMSLSRPEKPRLNRKRRSPLQRAVLSVLDKILPGGKGNLTPPINRGRSHPAPPIPPLKVESNPLRSPVRLGSRKRQRKAIPLRKGDLSSVAIPKTLSRQRPSDRDRQDLSQIKSEQKGQIQKEKARSPRHRQYPLNRSKPTPVSPLMYATRFLILGVGICAIAGTLLSASDPESMTFLGLKLASTDPLSNQVSESPDTETTDALLRERVASQNPWLTAPHSLQLETELQELKNNIQALARQTPRFQPGVFVLDLDTSSYVDLEGTTIFSAASTIKLPILLAFFQAVDAGQIRLDQTLTLTEEHRAGGSGSLQYDPVGSEYTALEVATWMMTISDNTATNMIIELLGGMTQVNQTFRGWGLQHTVLRDWLPDLEGKNTTSPRELAQVMAMIHQGEVVSLKSRDRMIDIMRQTETSVLLEQGLGTGAMIAHKTGDIGKLLGDVGLIDLPSGKRYIAAVLVERPHNDYGAADLIGDISRLTYEQMQAPPVTPSVTPGTFEELPVDFPEATARRYR